The proteins below come from a single Osmerus mordax isolate fOsmMor3 chromosome 3, fOsmMor3.pri, whole genome shotgun sequence genomic window:
- the LOC136940737 gene encoding charged multivesicular body protein 6-like, which produces MGNVFGRKSRPSRVTDQDKAILQLKQQRDKLKQYQKRINLQLDKERFLAKQLLKDGKKEKALLLLKKKRYQDQLLDKTENQISNLERMVQDIEFIQIEMKVIEGLKVGNDCLKSMHEVMSIEDVERIMDETQEAIEYQKQIDEMLAGSLSQEDEDAVLAELEAITQGEDVALPEVPTEPLPEVTETAEPERKTAKSKQGREMLAA; this is translated from the exons ATGGGAAACGTTTTCGGGAGAAAGAGTCGACCTTCTCGAGTTACGGATCAAGACAAAGCTATTCTG CAACTGAAACAACAGAGAGATAAACTAAAGCAGTACCAGAAGAGAATCAACTTACAGCTGGACAAAGAGAGGTTTCTGGCCAAGCAGCTGCTGAAAGATGGCAAAAAAGA GAAGGCCTTGCTTCTTCTCAAGAAAAAACGCTACCAGGATCAGTTACTAGACAAGACCGAAAACCAGATTTCAAACCTGGAAAGAATG GTTCAAGATATTGAGTTTATTCAGATTGAAATGAAGGTGATCGAGGGCCTCAAGGTTGGCAATGACTGTCTGAAGAGTATGCATGAG GTCATGTCTATAGAGGATGTGGAGAGGATTATGGATGAGACCCAGGAAGCGATTGAGTACCAGAAG CAAATAGATGAGATGCTGGCAGGGTCTCTGTCACAAGAGGATGAAGATGCTGTACTAGCTGAGCTAGAGGCTATAACTCAG GGAGAAGACGTAGCTTTGCCAGAGGTCCCCACTGAGCCACTACCAGAGGTGACAGAAACAGCAGAACCAG AGAGGAAGACTGCAAAAAGCAAGCAGGGAAGAGAGATGTTGGCTGCCTAG